A region of Streptomyces sp. WMMC500 DNA encodes the following proteins:
- a CDS encoding AAA family ATPase yields the protein MDNGARGPEGPAELAWLRGVDAYTMGAYTRAEEEFRSAVRLDPQMADAWLGLHALRADTATALLEMYRHRDRFGEQRARHRRPLNSWYWLGWWVQPVLDSGRDLLLAHASHWLDGRHVAELEQALAACPPAEADPQVRFLHACRAYLVKDWEQLVRLTVPLTDDPLLGIEAGLFAGMARVRLEMYGQAVPMLSAALMRCRSEQPQRKELRYWLARAQEGSGRSAAALPLYRAVHRIDPSFMDTAARIAAIDGLDDFDGLDPVPGLASVSLGGAEQETAPGDPAPPAPDGRELVPADEVLRPPPPAGGSGVLRERAPLHAGSAHQPAAADPAMLAEALADLDRMVGLDPVKRQVRALSAQLNMARLRAGEGLPVQPPKRHFVFSGPSGTGKTTVARILGRVFYALGLLASDRLVEAGRADLVGEFLGQTAVKANDLIDSALGGVLFIDEAYSLAGVGYSRGDAYGDEALQVLLKRAEDNRDRLVVILAGYPKGMDRLLSSNPGLTSRFTTRVDFPSYRPLELTAIGEVLAAQNGDTWDEEAVEELRSICGHVVDQGWIDELGNGRFLRTLYEKSCAYRDLRLSAYPGPPGREDLATLRLPDLMQAYGEILSGREPKEEPDTG from the coding sequence ATGGACAACGGCGCGCGCGGGCCCGAGGGCCCCGCGGAGCTCGCCTGGCTGCGGGGCGTGGACGCCTACACCATGGGCGCGTACACCAGGGCCGAGGAGGAGTTCAGGTCCGCCGTGCGGCTGGACCCGCAGATGGCCGATGCCTGGCTGGGCCTGCACGCGCTGCGGGCGGACACCGCGACGGCGCTGCTGGAGATGTACCGGCACCGCGACCGCTTCGGCGAACAGCGGGCCCGCCACCGCCGCCCCCTCAACTCCTGGTACTGGCTGGGCTGGTGGGTGCAGCCGGTGCTCGACTCCGGCCGCGACCTGCTGCTGGCGCACGCCTCGCACTGGCTGGACGGCCGGCACGTCGCCGAGCTGGAGCAGGCGCTCGCCGCCTGCCCCCCGGCCGAGGCCGACCCGCAGGTGCGCTTCCTGCACGCCTGCCGCGCGTATCTGGTCAAGGACTGGGAGCAGCTCGTCCGGCTGACCGTGCCGCTGACGGACGACCCGCTGCTCGGCATCGAGGCCGGGCTCTTCGCCGGCATGGCCCGGGTCCGGCTGGAGATGTACGGGCAGGCCGTGCCGATGCTCTCCGCCGCGCTGATGCGCTGCCGCAGCGAGCAGCCGCAGCGCAAGGAGCTGCGCTACTGGCTGGCCCGCGCACAGGAGGGCTCGGGCCGCAGCGCCGCCGCGCTGCCGCTGTACCGCGCGGTGCACCGGATCGACCCCTCCTTCATGGACACCGCGGCCCGGATCGCCGCCATCGACGGCCTCGACGACTTCGACGGCCTCGATCCGGTGCCGGGTCTGGCGTCGGTGTCGCTGGGCGGCGCCGAGCAGGAGACCGCGCCGGGAGACCCCGCTCCCCCGGCGCCCGACGGCCGGGAGCTGGTGCCCGCCGACGAGGTGCTGCGCCCGCCGCCCCCGGCGGGCGGCTCGGGCGTGCTGCGCGAGCGGGCCCCGCTGCACGCGGGCTCCGCACACCAGCCGGCCGCCGCCGACCCGGCGATGCTCGCCGAGGCGCTGGCCGACCTCGACCGGATGGTGGGCCTCGACCCCGTCAAGCGGCAGGTGCGGGCGCTGTCGGCGCAGCTCAACATGGCGCGCCTGAGGGCCGGCGAGGGCCTGCCGGTGCAGCCGCCGAAGCGGCACTTCGTCTTCTCCGGCCCCTCCGGTACGGGCAAGACCACCGTGGCGCGCATCCTGGGCCGCGTCTTCTACGCCCTCGGGCTGCTCGCCAGCGACCGGCTGGTGGAGGCCGGACGGGCCGATCTCGTCGGCGAGTTCCTCGGCCAGACCGCGGTGAAGGCCAACGACCTCATCGACTCCGCGCTCGGCGGCGTGCTCTTCATCGACGAGGCGTACAGCCTCGCCGGCGTCGGCTACTCCCGGGGCGACGCGTACGGCGACGAGGCCCTGCAGGTGCTGCTCAAGCGCGCCGAGGACAACCGCGACCGGCTCGTCGTCATCCTCGCCGGCTATCCCAAGGGCATGGACCGCCTGCTCTCGAGCAACCCCGGCCTCACGTCCCGGTTCACGACGCGCGTCGACTTCCCCAGTTACCGCCCGCTGGAGCTGACCGCCATCGGCGAGGTGCTCGCCGCGCAGAACGGCGACACGTGGGACGAGGAGGCGGTCGAGGAGCTGCGCAGCATCTGCGGGCACGTCGTCGACCAGGGCTGGATCGACGAGCTGGGCAACGGCCGCTTCCTGCGCACGCTGTACGAGAAGAGCTGCGCCTACCGCGATCTGCGGCTGTCGGCCTACCCGGGGCCGCCGGGCCGCGAGGACCTCGCGACGCTGCGGCTGCCGGACCTGATGCAGGCGTACGGCGAGATCCTCTCCGGCCGGGAGCCGAAAGAGGAGCCGGACACCGGCTGA
- a CDS encoding CNNM domain-containing protein, with the protein MNALHLAFAALLVAANGFFVGAEFALVSVRRSQIEPRAAAGSARARRVLYGLEHLPQMMAAAQFGITVCSLTLGALAEPAIASLLEPAFHAAHVPHGLIHPLGYAVSLAVVVCLHLVVGEMVPKNLALAAPAAAALWLAPALVAFARLCRPATALLGALARRLLRLVRVEPRSALTSVYTTEQLTDLVADSREAGLLGDGEQRRLNDALGLGSRPVTDVLLDPASMVAVPASVTPRQVEELTVRTGYSRFPVRGDGGTGAADAAGPRYLGYLHVKDVLDLEERERAVPAHLFRPMTVLRPELPLDDALAAMRRGASHLAAVADPAAPERVLGLVALEDVLELLVGEVRDPAHRLTARQRTADGAAAASVPASVG; encoded by the coding sequence GTGAACGCGCTCCACCTGGCCTTCGCGGCGCTGCTGGTGGCGGCCAACGGGTTCTTCGTGGGCGCCGAGTTCGCACTCGTCTCCGTACGGCGCAGCCAGATCGAGCCGCGCGCCGCCGCCGGCTCCGCGCGCGCCCGCCGGGTGCTGTACGGGCTGGAGCACCTGCCGCAGATGATGGCCGCCGCGCAGTTCGGCATCACCGTCTGCTCGCTGACCCTCGGCGCGCTCGCCGAACCCGCCATCGCCTCGCTGCTGGAACCCGCCTTCCACGCGGCCCACGTGCCCCACGGCCTGATCCACCCGCTCGGCTACGCCGTCTCGCTGGCCGTCGTCGTCTGCCTGCACCTCGTCGTCGGCGAGATGGTGCCCAAGAACCTGGCGCTGGCCGCCCCCGCCGCCGCGGCGCTGTGGCTCGCGCCCGCGCTCGTCGCCTTCGCCCGGCTGTGCCGCCCCGCCACGGCGCTGCTCGGCGCCCTCGCCCGGCGCCTCCTGCGGCTGGTCCGGGTGGAGCCGCGCTCCGCCCTCACCAGCGTGTACACCACCGAGCAACTGACCGACCTGGTCGCCGACTCCCGCGAGGCCGGGCTGCTCGGCGACGGCGAGCAGCGGCGGCTCAACGACGCGCTCGGCCTCGGCTCGCGGCCGGTGACCGACGTCCTGCTCGACCCGGCGTCGATGGTCGCCGTGCCCGCCTCGGTCACCCCGCGGCAGGTCGAGGAGCTGACGGTACGCACCGGCTACTCGCGTTTCCCGGTGCGCGGCGACGGCGGGACCGGCGCCGCCGACGCGGCCGGGCCCAGGTATCTCGGCTATCTGCACGTGAAGGACGTCCTCGACCTGGAGGAGCGCGAACGGGCCGTGCCCGCGCACCTGTTCCGGCCGATGACCGTGCTGCGCCCGGAGCTGCCGCTGGACGACGCGCTGGCGGCGATGCGGCGCGGCGCGTCCCATCTGGCGGCGGTGGCCGACCCGGCCGCACCGGAGCGGGTGCTGGGCCTGGTGGCGCTGGAGGACGTGCTGGAGCTGCTGGTCGGCGAGGTGCGCGACCCCGCGCACCGGCTGACCGCGCGGCAGCGCACGGCGGACGGCGCCGCCGCCGCGTCCGTGCCCGCCTCGGTCGGCTGA